A single Acidimicrobiales bacterium DNA region contains:
- a CDS encoding uracil-DNA glycosylase — translation MATLVELEREAHVCVRCPLSAGRTNVVFGVGDPNASLMLVGEGPGRDEDLAGEPFVGRSGQLLDRLLRQEVGLERRQVYIANVVKCRPPGNRDPRPEEIASCRPYLEAQLDMVAPTVVVTLGNFATRLLLDTTEGIRRLRGRTYPFRSGSLVPTYHPAAALRGGGGEVLAEMRADLVRAKQELGARP, via the coding sequence GTGGCGACGCTCGTCGAGCTCGAGCGGGAAGCACACGTCTGCGTCCGCTGCCCGCTGTCAGCAGGACGCACGAACGTGGTGTTCGGCGTCGGGGATCCCAACGCCTCGCTCATGCTCGTCGGAGAGGGGCCAGGCCGGGACGAGGACCTCGCCGGCGAGCCGTTCGTGGGTCGATCGGGCCAGCTCCTCGACCGGCTTCTGCGCCAGGAGGTCGGGCTCGAGCGCCGTCAGGTCTACATCGCCAACGTCGTGAAGTGTCGACCGCCGGGGAACCGCGACCCGCGGCCGGAGGAGATCGCTTCGTGTCGTCCCTACCTCGAGGCCCAGCTCGACATGGTGGCCCCCACCGTCGTGGTGACCCTCGGCAACTTCGCCACCCGGTTGCTGCTCGACACGACCGAGGGGATCCGGCGGTTACGGGGACGGACCTATCCCTTCCGCTCCGGGAGCCTCGTGCCCACCTACCACCCGGCCGCCGCCCTGCGGGGCGGGGGAGGAGAGGTCCTCGCCGAGATGCGGGCGGACCTCGTGCGGGCCAAGCAGGAGCTCGGAGCGCGACCGTGA
- the tsaE gene encoding tRNA (adenosine(37)-N6)-threonylcarbamoyltransferase complex ATPase subunit type 1 TsaE translates to MIVAATKSPDDTRELAAALAGVVQPGDVLLLAGELGSGKTVFAQGFGRGLGVEEQVTSPTFTLLRTYEGRITLVHADVYRLDHLQEVVDLALPELLDEGGVALIEWGDVAAAALAPDFLEVCLELGADDDDRVLTLQAVGGRWSGRLRLLAVVLDRWLVDPGPAAGAVPEGLR, encoded by the coding sequence GTGATCGTCGCCGCCACCAAGTCACCCGACGACACGAGGGAGCTCGCCGCGGCGTTGGCCGGTGTCGTGCAGCCGGGCGACGTCCTCCTGCTGGCGGGCGAGCTCGGCAGCGGCAAGACCGTCTTCGCCCAGGGCTTCGGGCGGGGCCTCGGGGTCGAGGAGCAGGTGACCAGCCCGACCTTCACCCTGCTGCGCACCTACGAGGGCCGGATCACGCTCGTCCACGCCGACGTCTACCGCCTCGACCACCTCCAGGAGGTCGTCGACCTGGCCCTGCCGGAGCTGCTCGACGAGGGCGGGGTGGCCCTGATCGAGTGGGGTGACGTGGCCGCCGCGGCCTTGGCGCCCGACTTCTTGGAGGTGTGCCTGGAGCTCGGTGCTGACGACGACGACCGCGTGCTCACGCTGCAGGCGGTCGGGGGACGGTGGTCTGGACGGCTGCGCCTGCTGGCCGTCGTGCTCGACCGGTGGCTGGTCGACCCGGGTCCGGCCGCCGGCGCCGTGCCGGAGGGGCTGCGGTGA
- the tsaB gene encoding tRNA (adenosine(37)-N6)-threonylcarbamoyltransferase complex dimerization subunit type 1 TsaB: MIILGIETATQQVGVALGGQEGVIASFGVARGRRHAETLAPAIEFVCRQAQVELQEVGIVAVDIGPGLFTGLRVGVAAAKATAQALRLPMIGLSSLDLLAFPVRHTRRLIAAVIDARRGEVYSALYRQVQGGVQRLSDYRLQPPADLACELEASGDECIVVGDGAVRYGDLLAADSRIELGGLGYAYPQASALVELSHPRAIREEFVQPRDLRVLYLRKSDAEISWDERRAAGAPGTTWAGDGGPAPSTGSAGDGTRVQGRS; the protein is encoded by the coding sequence GTGATCATCCTCGGCATCGAGACCGCCACCCAGCAGGTGGGCGTGGCCCTGGGCGGACAGGAGGGCGTGATCGCGTCGTTCGGCGTGGCGCGCGGGCGTCGCCACGCCGAGACCCTCGCTCCTGCCATCGAGTTCGTGTGCCGCCAGGCCCAGGTGGAGCTGCAAGAGGTCGGCATCGTGGCCGTCGACATCGGCCCCGGGCTCTTCACCGGCCTGCGGGTGGGCGTGGCGGCGGCGAAGGCGACCGCTCAGGCTCTCAGGCTGCCGATGATCGGGCTGTCCAGCCTCGATCTGCTGGCCTTCCCGGTGCGGCACACGCGTCGGCTCATCGCCGCCGTCATCGACGCCCGCCGGGGCGAGGTCTACAGCGCCCTCTACCGCCAGGTCCAGGGGGGCGTCCAGCGGCTGTCCGACTACCGGCTCCAGCCGCCCGCCGATCTGGCCTGCGAGCTGGAGGCCAGCGGCGACGAGTGCATCGTGGTGGGGGACGGGGCCGTCCGCTACGGGGACCTACTGGCCGCCGACAGCCGCATCGAGCTGGGTGGGCTCGGGTACGCCTATCCACAGGCCTCGGCGCTGGTGGAGCTGTCCCATCCCCGGGCCATCCGCGAGGAGTTCGTCCAGCCCCGCGACCTGCGGGTCCTCTACCTGCGCAAGTCGGACGCCGAGATCAGCTGGGACGAGCGCCGTGCCGCGGGAGCGCCGGGAACGACCTGGGCGGGCGACGGTGGACCGGCGCCCTCGACCGGCTCGGCCGGCGACGGCACCCGGGTCCAGGGGCGGAGTTGA
- the rimI gene encoding ribosomal protein S18-alanine N-acetyltransferase, whose amino-acid sequence MAAARVPEDDAGRPLAPPRHGAAPEVQILAMRRRHLRSVLRIEAQVYPRPWSLSLFMSELALRSTRAYHVARAQGAIVGYSGLMFSGADAHVTTIAVDPAWQRHKVGTRLLLNMAWLARRRGCRNLTLEVRVANRVAQALYYRFGFQPAGIRKNYYAETNEDALVMWVDDIDTDDYARRLDALEEGLGPTVVGEERW is encoded by the coding sequence GTGGCTGCTGCTCGAGTTCCCGAGGACGACGCCGGGCGCCCGCTCGCCCCGCCCCGGCACGGCGCGGCACCCGAGGTGCAGATCCTGGCCATGCGACGCCGCCACCTCCGCTCGGTGCTGCGCATCGAGGCCCAGGTCTACCCCCGACCGTGGTCGCTGAGCCTGTTCATGAGCGAGCTCGCCCTGCGCTCGACACGGGCCTACCACGTCGCCCGGGCCCAGGGGGCCATCGTCGGCTACTCGGGCCTGATGTTCAGCGGGGCCGACGCCCACGTGACCACGATCGCCGTCGACCCCGCGTGGCAGCGCCACAAGGTCGGCACCCGGCTTCTGCTCAACATGGCCTGGCTCGCCCGACGTCGAGGGTGCCGCAACCTCACCCTCGAGGTGCGGGTCGCCAATCGCGTCGCCCAGGCGCTCTACTACCGGTTCGGGTTCCAGCCCGCCGGAATCCGCAAGAACTACTACGCCGAGACCAACGAGGACGCCCTGGTCATGTGGGTCGACGACATCGACACCGACGACTACGCGCGTCGCCTCGACGCCCTGGAGGAGGGGCTCGGCCCGACGGTGGTGGGCGAGGAGCGCTGGTGA
- the tsaD gene encoding tRNA (adenosine(37)-N6)-threonylcarbamoyltransferase complex transferase subunit TsaD, producing the protein MSSPARILGIETSCDETAAAVVAEGSQVLSSVVSSQIDIHARYGGVVPEIAGRAHVDLLTPVIAEALVEAGLDARGVEDGAGALGVAAVAATVGPGLVGSLLVGVSTAKALALVWDVPFVAVNHLEAHLYAAFLEEPDLELPLVVLLASGGHTLLVAMEDHGRYRLLGQTIDDAAGEAFDKVARFLGLGYPGGPVIDSEAARGRADAVAFPRALAGESLDFSFSGLKTAVITHVRKHPEVAVPDVAASFQEAVVDVLVAKARRAAAAVGARGLCLAGGVAANSVLRERILDACIADGLRAFVPSRAMCTDNAAMVAAAGWWRLRSDGPSSLETGADPGLRLAGAR; encoded by the coding sequence ATGAGCTCTCCGGCCCGCATCCTGGGCATCGAGACCTCCTGCGACGAGACGGCGGCGGCGGTGGTCGCCGAGGGCAGCCAGGTGCTCTCATCGGTGGTGAGCAGCCAGATCGACATCCACGCCCGCTACGGCGGTGTCGTGCCCGAGATCGCGGGGCGGGCGCACGTCGACCTCCTCACGCCGGTCATCGCCGAGGCGCTCGTGGAGGCGGGGCTCGACGCCCGGGGCGTCGAGGACGGCGCCGGCGCTCTCGGGGTGGCCGCGGTGGCAGCGACCGTCGGTCCCGGCCTGGTCGGGTCCCTCCTGGTCGGGGTGAGCACCGCCAAGGCCTTGGCGCTGGTGTGGGACGTGCCCTTCGTCGCCGTGAACCACCTGGAGGCGCACCTGTACGCGGCCTTCCTCGAGGAGCCGGATCTCGAGCTGCCGCTGGTCGTCCTCCTGGCCTCCGGCGGCCACACGCTGCTCGTGGCGATGGAGGACCACGGGCGCTATCGGCTGCTGGGACAGACCATCGACGACGCCGCCGGAGAAGCGTTCGACAAGGTGGCCCGCTTCCTCGGCCTCGGCTACCCGGGCGGTCCCGTCATCGACAGCGAGGCCGCCCGGGGACGGGCCGACGCCGTCGCGTTCCCCCGGGCACTGGCCGGCGAGAGCCTCGACTTCTCGTTCAGCGGGCTCAAGACGGCGGTGATCACCCACGTGCGCAAGCACCCCGAGGTGGCGGTCCCCGACGTGGCCGCTTCGTTCCAGGAAGCCGTGGTGGACGTCTTGGTCGCCAAGGCTCGGCGGGCGGCGGCGGCCGTAGGCGCCCGGGGTCTGTGCCTCGCCGGCGGGGTGGCCGCCAACTCGGTCCTGCGGGAGCGGATCCTCGACGCGTGCATCGCCGACGGCCTCCGCGCCTTCGTCCCCAGCCGCGCCATGTGCACCGACAACGCGGCCATGGTCGCCGCCGCCGGGTGGTGGCGGCTGCGCAGCGACGGTCCCAGCTCCCTCGAGACGGGGGCCGACCCCGGGCTGCGCCTCGCCGGCGCCAGGTGA
- the groES gene encoding co-chaperone GroES: protein MNLQPLDDRIVVRPSESEETTASGLVIPDTAKEKPQQGEVLAVGPGRRAENTGELVPLEVAVGDTVVYSKYGGTEITTEGEDLLILTGRDVLAKVAKKGKK from the coding sequence ATGAACCTACAGCCCCTCGACGACAGGATCGTCGTGCGCCCCAGCGAGTCGGAGGAGACCACGGCGTCCGGCCTGGTCATCCCGGATACCGCCAAGGAAAAGCCCCAGCAGGGCGAGGTATTGGCGGTGGGCCCCGGCCGGAGGGCGGAGAACACCGGCGAGCTCGTCCCCCTCGAGGTCGCCGTGGGCGACACCGTCGTGTACTCGAAGTACGGCGGCACCGAGATCACCACTGAGGGTGAGGACCTGCTGATCCTCACCGGCCGTGACGTCCTGGCCAAGGTGGCCAAGAAGGGTAAGAAGTAA